Genomic DNA from Parambassis ranga chromosome 10, fParRan2.1, whole genome shotgun sequence:
AATAGACTATGAGGACAAGGACGGATATGAAATAGAAATTCAGGCATCAGATAAAGGGATCGTCCCACTTACAACAGAGAAAAGCGTGAACATTAAGATTGTTGACAAGAATGATAATGCACCTGAAATTGAGATCACATCATTTTCCAGTTCGATACCAGAGGATTCAAGACCTGCAACTACAGTTGCTCTTATCAGTATAAATGACTTGGACTCTGGTCTTAATGGAAAAGTTATTTGTACCGTTAATGAAGATCTTCCGTTCATCTTATCACCATCCCTGAAAGATAACATGTTCTCACTACTGACCAAATCTCTTctagacagagagaaacagtcACAATATGAGTTGACAATAACTGCAAAAGATGCTGGTCAACCACCACTGTCGTCTGAAAAAACGATTTCTGTTGAGGTGTCAGATGTGAACGACAACAGTCCAGAGTTTTCACAGAGCCCATATACCTATTATGTTACTGAGAATAATGATCCTGGAGcttcagtgttttcagtgaaaGCTTCAGATCGTGATGAGAACGAGAATGCACGTATTTCCTATCATATTGTCAGAGATGGAAGCGAAGAAAATAAATTAGCTTCATTTCTCAACATAAACTCTGAAACTGGAAACATTTTGGCTCTGAAAAGTTTCGACTTTGAAACACTGAAAACTTTCCAGTTCCAAGTTGTTGCCACAGACTCTGGATCTCCGTCACTGAGCAGCAACGTCACAGTGAACGTGTACATTCTGGATCAGAACGACAACGCTCCAGTAATCCTGTATCCAGTCAGCTCTAACGGttctgctgaaggtgtggaggagatTCCCCGCAATGTGAACGCAGGACACTTGGTGACTAAAGTCAGAGCCTATGACGCTGATATAGGATATAACGGCTGGCTgctcttttcactgcaggaagtTACTGACCACAGTCTCTTTGGTTTGGACCGCTATACAGGACAGATCAGAACACTTCgctcattcacagagacagacgagGCTGAGCATAGACTGGTCATACTGGTCAAAGACAATGGCAACGTCTCACTCTCAGCAACAGCTACTGTCACTGTCAAAGTTGTGGAGCCCAAAGAGGCTTTTGCAGCTTCTGATGTTAAAAGTGCATCtaaagatgatgaagataacAATGTGACTTTTTACCTGATGATAACCTTGGGCTCAGTTTCGGTGCTTTTTCTTATTAGTATCATCGTGCTGATTGCAATGCAGTGCTCCAAATCCACAGACTATACTTCTAAATATTTACAAGAGACTAATTATGATGGGACACTGTGTCACAGCATCCAGTACAGGTCAGGAGACAAACGCTACATGTTAGTTGGACCCAGAATGAGTATAGGATCTACTATAGTCCCTAGAAGTCATGCTAATACACTAGTGCTCCCTGGCAGGAGGAGGACATCTGAGGAGGTAAGACATATTCAGACAAAatttttttcagcattttttccccaaggttttatttttaaattaatgcGTATTGCACAATCAAGTATTTTTGTTTAGAATAcgcttttttaaaatgaaacataaaataCCCATCCGAAGACCAATTGTATTGTTTTCCCTCTGCAACATATGCATGCAGAAAACAGAGTTAAGGGCATAGTTAGTTGGTGAGACAGGATAATCATTAATTTGACAAACGGAATGTTTTTCataatatttgtaatgtttttcGTTTTGTTAGTCATCCTTGTTTTAAACAGTTTTACTTATAGCATGTAGGTGTAACAGACTTTACAGGCATGTACATATGCAAAGTTACTAGACAAGCTCTCTTATTTTCCTGCAAATGAAATAATGACTGATGTTCAATGGAACATGAACAGAAAACCCGTctgcatatgtatgtgtgacATTATGGAAAGGTTGTAACAGACCGATGTTGATTGAGTATGATCAAGAAACTTCATAATGTAGCACAATCAGGCAATGTAGCCTCACTGCAATAAAGTTAGGGTCAAtcgctgtccatggtgctgaacgTCTTGCACCATAAGTATGCGCCTATTGCTTCAACCGAGCATCgcagtgattttatttcagtctTTTAATTTTCACTATGtaatcacatttaaacataaGGTGGTAGGTAGAATATTCTCAACAGTTTGCAAAGGcttgc
This window encodes:
- the LOC114442968 gene encoding protocadherin alpha-8-like gives rise to the protein MGQRRCKPRRARGFLVGFVVAVLLWNVASAQLRYSLLEEVNEGTVVGNIAKDLGLDKKSLKDRKYRIVSSGVDPLFHVNQNDGMLYVSRKVDREEVCVQSSTCIINLKTVLENPLEVHYVEVEILDINDHSPIFPEKHNTLEISENVLPGARFQLNASRDQDSGYFSVQQYKLSQNDHFRLEVKEKRDDGKIPILVVQKSLDRENTGTHSLILTALDGGKPPKSGSMNILVHVLDINDNAPVFSIDDYSVTLNENAPEGTVVIQVNATDLDDGSNGDIIYSFSKSTNKNILNLFDISPLTGELTVKGLIDYEDKDGYEIEIQASDKGIVPLTTEKSVNIKIVDKNDNAPEIEITSFSSSIPEDSRPATTVALISINDLDSGLNGKVICTVNEDLPFILSPSLKDNMFSLLTKSLLDREKQSQYELTITAKDAGQPPLSSEKTISVEVSDVNDNSPEFSQSPYTYYVTENNDPGASVFSVKASDRDENENARISYHIVRDGSEENKLASFLNINSETGNILALKSFDFETLKTFQFQVVATDSGSPSLSSNVTVNVYILDQNDNAPVILYPVSSNGSAEGVEEIPRNVNAGHLVTKVRAYDADIGYNGWLLFSLQEVTDHSLFGLDRYTGQIRTLRSFTETDEAEHRLVILVKDNGNVSLSATATVTVKVVEPKEAFAASDVKSASKDDEDNNVTFYLMITLGSVSVLFLISIIVLIAMQCSKSTDYTSKYLQETNYDGTLCHSIQYRSGDKRYMLVGPRMSIGSTIVPRSHANTLVLPGRRRTSEEVRHIQTKFFSAFFPQGFIFKLMRIAQSSIFV